A region of Candidatus Neomarinimicrobiota bacterium DNA encodes the following proteins:
- a CDS encoding SDR family NAD(P)-dependent oxidoreductase gives MSIDKLIELSRYFGKTTDFVIAGGGNTSYKNGKTIYIKASGKSLQEAKKEDFIAIDRKAVRKILTKKYPTDPLERENEIKIDLLNARLDYKPISIGPRPSVETILHEIIPYKYIIHTHPHIVNALTCSINGKKIADNILEMDYIWLDYTNPGYETATRLLNEIKKYSPGELPKIVLIQNHGLIVSSNTDDEIINMTSSLINTIRNFIEKTGKKFFKEVFKKDKLSLEEKHNILMVVSPTLRGLLYDGEKKIITFDDSDIIRLLTNSPEGNKISQKGSFTPDHIVYCNEKPLWIEIPEKYDDTKIIENTKKSLNNYIKTNNKIPKIVLIQNVGLLSVGTSIKESIIARTVYEDFLKILNNSEAFGGPRFLPKENVEFIEKWEAESYRRKISITSEDKRLKNRVAVVTGAGQGIGKGIALGLAKEGAYVVIADIKEDKAKEVSDQINNSYGDNHSDYLKVDVTNTKQIKELFKKTVKIYGGIDILVSNAGILISGPTEKLSDEQLDIMTEVNYKAFFKLVRECAPIMRRQTSYNNKYFSDIILINSKSGLVGSAANALYAGSKFGGIGFVQSFALEFVKYNIKVNAICPGNYFEGPLWSDPENGLFVQYLRAGKVPGAKTVEDVRKYYEAKCPMNRGVQLEDINKAIIYAIEQEFETGQAIPVTGGQVMLK, from the coding sequence ATGAGTATAGATAAACTGATTGAACTATCAAGATATTTTGGTAAAACTACCGACTTCGTCATCGCAGGTGGTGGTAACACCTCTTATAAAAATGGCAAAACAATTTATATCAAGGCAAGTGGAAAGAGTCTACAGGAAGCCAAAAAAGAAGACTTTATCGCGATCGATCGGAAAGCTGTTAGAAAAATTTTAACAAAAAAATACCCCACTGATCCTTTGGAAAGAGAAAATGAGATCAAGATAGATCTCCTAAATGCAAGACTAGATTATAAACCAATATCTATTGGTCCTAGACCATCAGTAGAAACAATCCTACACGAAATAATTCCATATAAATATATTATTCACACCCATCCACATATAGTCAATGCACTTACGTGCAGTATAAATGGTAAAAAAATAGCTGATAATATTCTGGAAATGGATTATATCTGGTTAGATTATACAAATCCAGGATATGAAACAGCTACAAGACTACTAAATGAAATCAAAAAATATTCTCCAGGAGAACTTCCTAAAATTGTATTAATACAAAACCATGGTCTCATAGTTTCAAGTAATACAGATGATGAAATTATCAACATGACATCCAGCTTAATAAATACCATTAGAAATTTTATAGAAAAAACTGGCAAAAAATTCTTCAAAGAAGTATTCAAAAAAGACAAACTATCGCTCGAAGAAAAACACAATATTTTAATGGTTGTATCCCCCACTTTAAGAGGTCTTTTATACGATGGAGAAAAAAAGATAATTACTTTTGATGACTCCGATATTATTCGATTGCTTACAAATTCTCCAGAGGGTAATAAAATTTCTCAAAAAGGGTCTTTTACACCGGATCATATTGTCTATTGCAATGAAAAACCTCTATGGATAGAAATCCCGGAAAAATATGATGATACAAAGATTATCGAAAATACAAAAAAGTCCTTAAACAATTATATTAAGACCAATAACAAAATCCCAAAGATTGTACTTATACAAAATGTTGGTCTGCTATCTGTAGGAACAAGCATAAAAGAGTCGATTATAGCCAGAACAGTCTATGAGGATTTTTTAAAAATTTTAAACAATTCAGAAGCCTTTGGTGGACCAAGATTCTTACCAAAAGAAAATGTTGAATTTATAGAAAAGTGGGAAGCTGAATCATACAGAAGAAAAATATCAATTACAAGCGAAGACAAAAGGCTAAAAAATAGAGTCGCCGTTGTAACAGGTGCAGGACAGGGCATTGGAAAAGGAATTGCCCTCGGTCTCGCTAAGGAAGGGGCATATGTTGTTATTGCTGATATAAAAGAAGATAAAGCAAAAGAAGTTTCTGATCAGATAAACAATTCTTATGGTGATAACCATTCAGACTATTTAAAAGTAGATGTGACAAATACCAAGCAAATAAAGGAATTATTCAAAAAAACAGTAAAAATATATGGAGGAATTGATATCCTTGTAAGCAACGCAGGAATATTAATATCAGGCCCGACTGAAAAGTTATCGGACGAGCAACTTGATATAATGACCGAAGTTAATTATAAAGCTTTCTTTAAGCTCGTAAGAGAATGTGCTCCGATAATGAGAAGGCAGACATCATACAACAATAAATATTTTTCCGATATAATACTTATCAATTCTAAATCAGGACTCGTTGGCAGTGCTGCCAACGCACTATACGCGGGTAGTAAATTCGGAGGAATTGGATTCGTCCAATCCTTTGCTCTTGAATTTGTTAAATACAATATAAAAGTCAATGCTATATGTCCAGGAAATTATTTTGAAGGACCATTATGGTCTGATCCAGAAAATGGCCTTTTCGTACAATACCTGAGAGCAGGAAAAGTACCCGGTGCAAAAACCGTTGAAGATGTAAGAAAATACTACGAGGCAAAATGTCCAATGAATAGAGGCGTTCAGCTGGAAGATATAAATAAAGCAATTATTTATGCAATAGAACAAGAATTCGAAACCGGGCAGGCAATTCCTGTCACTGGTGGGCAGGTAATGTTAAAATAA
- a CDS encoding zinc-binding dehydrogenase codes for MEYTETYAVRIYGERDLRLEKFNLPPIKPNEILFEIYTNSICFSSYKAAQQGAKHKRIPKNIDKEPTIIGHEFCGIILKVGEEYKGKWFPGQKCTIQPAINYKKGPVGILSAPGYSYKYIGGNATKVIIPEDVLIMDCLLEYNGDSFYKASLAEPLSCIIGAVNSHYHIEVGKYKHIPGIRIGGTTVILGGAGPMGLLATSYFINTNSKPGLLIIADINDERLKRAKELFSPKVALKKGVRLEFINSLKINIVEYLSAKTNGKMADDVFVMVPNRKVVETGQELMGFEGTLNFFAGPADKNFTAQFNFYDVHYNYHKIVGSSGGNVDDLREALKLISNNIIDPSFMVSHIGGLDSVIDTVLNLPSIPGAKKLIYTQKSFPLTAINKIEQLKDNGYINGESINLLVQILQNNNYLWSAEAEEFILKYAEPIRL; via the coding sequence ATGGAATACACAGAAACATATGCTGTAAGAATATATGGTGAAAGAGATTTAAGATTAGAAAAGTTTAACCTACCCCCGATAAAACCAAATGAAATATTATTTGAAATATACACAAATAGTATTTGTTTTTCTTCCTATAAAGCAGCTCAGCAGGGGGCAAAACATAAAAGAATTCCAAAAAACATTGATAAAGAACCAACAATAATTGGCCATGAATTTTGTGGAATAATTCTTAAAGTTGGTGAAGAGTATAAGGGTAAATGGTTCCCGGGTCAAAAATGTACGATACAACCAGCAATTAATTATAAAAAAGGGCCGGTAGGTATTTTAAGTGCACCTGGATACAGCTATAAATACATCGGTGGGAATGCCACAAAAGTTATAATTCCTGAAGATGTACTAATTATGGACTGTCTTTTGGAATACAATGGCGATTCCTTTTACAAAGCCTCATTGGCAGAACCGCTATCATGTATCATAGGTGCTGTAAATTCACATTATCATATAGAAGTTGGTAAATATAAACACATACCAGGAATACGGATAGGTGGTACCACAGTAATTCTTGGTGGTGCTGGTCCTATGGGATTACTGGCAACCAGCTACTTTATAAACACCAATTCAAAACCTGGCTTGCTTATAATTGCTGACATTAATGATGAAAGACTGAAAAGAGCTAAGGAATTATTTTCACCAAAGGTTGCGCTTAAAAAGGGAGTCAGATTAGAGTTCATAAATTCATTAAAAATAAACATTGTAGAATATCTATCTGCCAAAACCAATGGGAAAATGGCTGACGATGTTTTTGTCATGGTACCAAATAGAAAAGTTGTAGAAACAGGACAGGAATTGATGGGATTCGAAGGTACGCTCAATTTCTTTGCCGGGCCTGCCGATAAAAACTTCACAGCTCAGTTTAACTTTTACGATGTTCATTATAATTATCATAAAATCGTAGGATCAAGTGGCGGTAATGTTGATGATCTCAGGGAAGCATTAAAGTTAATTTCAAATAATATTATTGACCCATCATTTATGGTAAGCCATATCGGTGGACTGGATTCAGTGATTGATACTGTACTGAATCTACCTTCTATTCCCGGAGCTAAAAAACTTATCTACACTCAAAAAAGTTTCCCTTTAACAGCTATTAATAAGATTGAACAATTAAAAGATAATGGCTACATCAATGGTGAATCAATTAATTTGTTAGTTCAAATATTACAAAACAACAATTATCTCTGGTCAGCTGAAGCCGAGGAATTTATTTTAAAATATGCGGAACCAATAAGATTATAA
- a CDS encoding 2-oxo acid dehydrogenase subunit E2 — MKENNRNDNQKYEETPLQGVRKAIATAMVNSKSPIPHFYLTIETDMDNIIFIRKKLNNSQNDIKISYNDIIIKIVANCLKKFPYMRTHLIDGTLRTYNFINIGFAVSTDFGLLVPVIKDCDKKNIFQIAKETKEFVEKSRNKKLRIHEREGAVFTISNLGMYEIENFSAIINPPQSSILSVGTITKKPVVINDKIEIKHRMKLTLSCDHRVIDGAQGATFLMDLKRNIENPAEVIKIN, encoded by the coding sequence ATGAAAGAAAACAACCGCAATGACAATCAAAAATACGAAGAAACTCCACTCCAAGGAGTAAGGAAAGCAATTGCAACGGCTATGGTTAATAGTAAATCTCCCATTCCACACTTTTATCTAACTATCGAAACTGATATGGATAATATTATTTTTATACGAAAAAAACTCAACAATTCACAAAATGATATAAAAATCTCATATAATGATATTATTATTAAAATAGTTGCAAATTGCCTGAAAAAATTCCCATATATGCGAACACATTTAATTGATGGTACATTAAGAACGTATAATTTCATCAATATAGGATTTGCGGTATCAACAGACTTTGGATTATTAGTACCGGTTATAAAGGATTGTGATAAAAAAAATATATTCCAGATAGCAAAAGAAACAAAAGAATTCGTAGAAAAGTCAAGAAATAAAAAGTTAAGAATACACGAGAGAGAAGGAGCAGTTTTTACCATATCGAATCTTGGAATGTATGAAATTGAAAACTTTTCCGCTATAATTAACCCACCACAATCCTCAATATTATCTGTTGGAACAATCACGAAAAAACCAGTTGTCATCAATGATAAAATTGAAATAAAACACAGAATGAAATTAACTTTGTCCTGCGACCATCGAGTAATAGATGGTGCACAAGGTGCAACATTTTTAATGGATCTAAAAAGAAATATAGAAAACCCAGCGGAAGTAATAAAAATAAATTAG
- a CDS encoding rhamnulokinase produces MKYLLAIDLGAESGRAFLGKLENEKVEFKEIHRFQNRTYRIRDGLHWNIYNLYDEILNAIQICYEKEKIIPDSVGIDTWGVDYGLINKAGYLIGLPYSYRDPRTNNIVEDLSKIIPKQKLYEHTGIQIMQLNTIFQLYAEKKNHPELFNEVEKLLFIPDLLYYFLTGEKITEFSFATTSQLFNPRKFNWEEEIFKTVDIPVEIMNKVIDSGSIIGEIPSSLLIDKTIDKKILAVAVATHDTGSAIAAIPGKGNDWAYISSGTWSLVGIESKTPIINELSYKYNFTNEGGVERTYRFLKNVVGLWLLQECKRKWKQYSYPELVEMAKNASFLVSFIDPDASDFFNPEDMPEAIVSFCRKTGQTIPSSYGDIVQIILQSLALKYRFVIDSIEKITGVKIEKIYITGGGINNTLLNQYVANATGREIIITTSEGSSLGNIMVQAMALGEVKFLSEIRKIIKNSIEMKIYEPKNASQWQEAYIKFEKLLREYHNE; encoded by the coding sequence ATGAAATATCTTTTAGCAATTGACCTCGGAGCCGAAAGTGGAAGGGCATTTCTGGGAAAACTCGAGAATGAAAAAGTTGAGTTCAAAGAAATCCACCGATTCCAGAATAGGACTTACAGAATAAGAGATGGTCTCCACTGGAATATTTACAATCTTTATGACGAAATTTTAAATGCAATTCAAATATGTTATGAAAAAGAAAAAATAATTCCTGATTCTGTTGGAATTGATACCTGGGGCGTAGATTATGGCTTGATCAACAAAGCCGGGTACCTAATTGGATTACCATACTCGTATAGAGACCCACGGACTAATAATATAGTGGAAGACTTATCAAAAATAATTCCAAAACAAAAACTGTACGAACATACTGGCATACAGATAATGCAACTTAATACAATTTTCCAGCTGTATGCAGAAAAGAAAAACCACCCTGAGCTATTTAATGAAGTTGAAAAATTACTTTTTATACCGGACTTACTGTATTACTTTTTAACAGGAGAAAAAATTACAGAATTTTCCTTTGCTACTACATCTCAGTTATTCAACCCTCGCAAATTTAACTGGGAGGAAGAAATATTCAAAACCGTTGACATTCCAGTTGAAATAATGAATAAGGTAATAGATTCAGGCTCAATAATTGGCGAAATACCATCGTCTCTTTTAATAGACAAAACCATTGACAAAAAAATATTAGCTGTGGCAGTAGCAACTCATGATACAGGCTCAGCCATTGCTGCCATACCTGGGAAAGGTAATGACTGGGCATACATAAGTTCCGGCACCTGGTCTCTTGTTGGAATAGAAAGTAAAACTCCGATAATTAATGAACTCTCATATAAATACAATTTCACAAATGAGGGAGGAGTAGAGAGAACATACCGATTCCTTAAAAACGTAGTTGGTCTATGGCTACTTCAGGAGTGTAAGAGAAAATGGAAACAATACTCATATCCTGAACTTGTGGAAATGGCAAAAAACGCATCCTTCCTTGTCTCGTTTATAGATCCTGATGCTTCCGATTTCTTCAATCCAGAAGACATGCCAGAGGCTATAGTATCATTCTGTAGGAAAACAGGACAAACCATCCCCTCTTCATACGGTGATATAGTACAGATAATTTTACAATCACTGGCTCTTAAATATAGATTTGTAATCGATAGTATAGAGAAAATCACAGGGGTAAAAATTGAAAAAATATATATAACTGGTGGAGGAATTAATAATACCCTATTAAATCAATATGTGGCGAACGCCACAGGCAGAGAGATAATTATAACAACTTCCGAAGGAAGTTCTCTTGGAAATATAATGGTCCAGGCAATGGCGCTTGGAGAAGTAAAGTTCTTATCTGAGATAAGGAAAATCATCAAAAATTCAATTGAAATGAAAATATATGAACCAAAAAATGCTTCTCAATGGCAAGAAGCGTACATAAAATTTGAAAAATTGCTCAGGGAGTACCACAATGAATAA